A window of the Bacteroides thetaiotaomicron VPI-5482 genome harbors these coding sequences:
- a CDS encoding DUF4251 domain-containing protein has product MKKFIALLALVLVSASTMMYAQESNAAIRRADRKAERDAERAKLRAEEQVQDMAAYQQAVQALKNKQFVLEANQVIFRNGMSSFVTSNTNFVLMNGNRATVQTAFNTPYPGPNGIGGVTVDGNSSDMKMNIDKKGNVNCSFSVQGIGISAQVFINMSSGNNNASVSISPNFNNNNLTLNGNIVPLDQSNIFKGRAW; this is encoded by the coding sequence ATGAAAAAGTTTATTGCATTATTAGCATTAGTTTTAGTAAGTGCGAGCACAATGATGTATGCACAGGAAAGTAACGCAGCCATCCGCCGCGCAGACAGAAAAGCAGAAAGAGACGCAGAAAGAGCAAAACTTCGCGCAGAAGAACAGGTACAGGACATGGCAGCCTACCAGCAGGCTGTACAGGCTTTGAAGAACAAACAGTTTGTTCTGGAAGCCAATCAGGTGATCTTCCGTAACGGTATGAGTTCCTTCGTGACTTCCAACACTAACTTCGTCCTGATGAACGGAAACAGAGCCACTGTACAGACAGCGTTCAACACTCCTTATCCCGGCCCTAACGGTATCGGTGGTGTGACTGTAGACGGTAACTCTTCGGACATGAAGATGAATATCGATAAGAAAGGAAATGTAAACTGTTCATTCAGTGTACAGGGCATCGGTATCTCAGCTCAGGTATTTATTAATATGAGCAGCGGTAACAACAATGCTTCGGTATCTATCAGCCCGAACTTCAATAACAACAACCTGACATTGAACGGTAACATCGTCCCACTGGATCAGTCAAACATCTTCAAAGGACGTGCCTGGTAA
- a CDS encoding Na+/H+ antiporter NhaC family protein, with the protein MKKAPSPLVSLLPIVVLVILLFATIRVFGSDALNGGSQVSLLTTTAICILIGMAFYKIPWKDYELAITNNVAGVTTAIIILLIIGALSGIWMISGVVPTLIYYGMQIIHPSFFLTSTCIICVLISVMTGSSWTTIATIGIALMGIGKAQGFEEGWIAGAIISGAYFGDKVSPLSETTILAASVTDTPLFRHIRYMMITTVPSLIITLIIFTVAGLSHDASNTQHIAEVAAALNEKFHITPWLLIIPIATGILIARKVPSIITLFLSTLLAGIFALIFQPDLLREISGAAVSNFDSLFKGLMMTIYGKTSLQTDNAVLTDLIATRGMSGMMNTIWLILCAMCFGGAMTASGMLGSITSLFVRFMKKTVSVVSATVCSGLFLNLATADQYISIILTGNMFRDIYAKKGYESCLLSRTTEDSVTVTSVLIPWNTCGMTQATILSVPTLVYLPYCFFNIISPLMSIAVAAIGYKIVKRP; encoded by the coding sequence ATGAAGAAAGCTCCATCTCCCCTCGTATCACTATTGCCCATTGTCGTATTAGTGATATTACTATTCGCCACCATTCGTGTATTTGGCAGTGATGCCCTCAATGGCGGAAGTCAGGTATCGCTGCTTACTACCACCGCCATTTGTATCCTTATCGGCATGGCTTTCTACAAAATCCCTTGGAAAGACTACGAACTGGCAATCACGAACAACGTGGCAGGAGTGACAACAGCCATCATCATCTTACTGATTATCGGCGCATTAAGCGGTATCTGGATGATTAGCGGAGTAGTGCCCACTTTGATTTATTACGGGATGCAGATTATCCATCCCAGTTTCTTCCTGACATCCACCTGTATTATTTGCGTATTGATCTCCGTTATGACCGGAAGTTCATGGACAACGATCGCCACTATCGGTATTGCCCTCATGGGCATCGGAAAGGCACAGGGATTTGAAGAAGGCTGGATTGCGGGAGCTATCATCTCCGGTGCCTATTTCGGCGATAAGGTTTCTCCCTTGTCCGAGACGACCATATTGGCGGCATCCGTCACGGACACGCCCCTCTTCCGTCATATCCGCTACATGATGATTACTACGGTGCCCTCACTGATCATCACACTGATTATATTTACGGTAGCAGGTCTGTCTCATGACGCCAGCAATACCCAGCACATCGCGGAAGTGGCAGCTGCCCTGAATGAAAAGTTCCATATCACCCCGTGGCTGCTGATTATACCGATAGCAACAGGCATATTGATTGCACGGAAAGTGCCTTCCATCATTACCCTGTTTCTGTCCACTCTATTGGCGGGCATTTTCGCTCTGATCTTCCAACCGGATTTGTTGCGGGAAATTTCGGGGGCTGCCGTTTCCAACTTCGACTCCCTATTTAAAGGACTGATGATGACCATCTACGGCAAGACAAGCCTGCAGACCGACAATGCTGTTTTGACAGATTTAATTGCCACCCGTGGTATGTCGGGAATGATGAATACCATCTGGCTGATATTATGTGCCATGTGTTTCGGCGGGGCAATGACAGCCAGCGGTATGCTGGGAAGCATCACATCGCTCTTCGTACGTTTCATGAAGAAAACGGTCAGCGTCGTATCGGCTACCGTCTGTTCGGGGCTTTTCCTCAATCTGGCAACTGCCGACCAGTACATCAGCATCATCCTGACCGGTAATATGTTTCGCGACATTTATGCTAAAAAAGGTTACGAAAGCTGCCTGCTCAGCCGGACCACCGAGGATTCAGTAACCGTTACATCCGTACTGATCCCATGGAATACCTGCGGAATGACTCAGGCTACCATCCTGAGTGTGCCTACGCTGGTGTACCTCCCCTATTGCTTTTTCAACATTATCAGTCCTTTAATGAGTATCGCTGTCGCAGCTATCGGATATAAAATTGTAAAACGCCCGTGA